In Leishmania braziliensis MHOM/BR/75/M2904 complete genome, chromosome 14, the following are encoded in one genomic region:
- a CDS encoding beta-ketoacyl-CoA synthase, producing the protein MNLLTQHLQAMADSIDFSLVDRWLENHIDVPILAVVLYVILVHVVSDKFMKHRPPYNLRFLNIVWNLFLSAFSFLGVYYCVPRLYEMVTAPVISGLEPSSLRYIANMTPAMHRNIIIPDGFREGVDAVAVRGSLDTSLCVFNVGMYHRGIPGLLCLAFVLSKIPEMLDTAFLVFQKKPVIFLHWYHHVTVMLYCWHGWITLTSSGLWFAAMNFFVHTIMYFYYFVAACGYGKYVRPIAPLITFLQIMQMVIGSLIAVYVFYMDQLGDGCDCSSSNTRLALMMYVSYLLLFSHFFRSRYIRKTSKKAAPSSLPVTTDIVKKHK; encoded by the coding sequence ATGAACCTTCTCACGCAACACCTGCAGGCCATGGCGGACTCCATCGACTTCTCACTGGTGGATCGCTGGCTGGAAAACCACATCGATGTCCCCATCCTCGCCGTTGTGCTCTACGTGATCCTCGTTCATGTTGTGAGCGATAAATTCATGAAGCACCGCCCGCCCTACAACCTGCGCTTCCTAAACATCGTGTGGAACTTGTTTTTGTCTGCGTTTTCCTTTCTTGGCGTTTACTACTGTGTGCCGCGGCTGTACGAAATGGTGACAGCGCCGGTAATCAGCGGGTTGGAGCCGAGTTCGCTGCGGTACATCGCGAACATGACGCCAGCCATGCACCGCAACATCATCATCCCAGACGGATTCCGAGAGGGGGTTGATGCGGTAGCCGTGCGCGGCTCTCTGGACACGTCGCTCTGCGTCTTTAACGTCGGCATGTACCACCGCGGCATCCCCGGACTTCTCTGCCTGGCCTTCGTCCTCAGCAAGATTCCTGAAATGCTCGACACCGCCTTCCTCGTTTTTCAGAAGAAGCCCGTCATCTTCCTGCACTGGTACCACCACGTCACCGTCATGCTGTACTGCTGGCACGGGTGGATCACGCTGACGAGCAGTGGACTGTGGTTTGCCGCCATGAACTTCTTTGTGCATACCATCATGTACTTCTACTATTTTGTGGCGGCCTGCGGGTACGGCAAGTACGTGCGCCCCATCGCGCCGCTCATCACCTTCCTGCAGATTATGCAGATGGTGATCGGCAGCCTCATTGCCGTGTACGTCTTCTACATGGACCAGCTCGGCGATGGCTGCGACTGCAGCTCGTCGAACACAAGGCTAGCGCTAATGATGTACGTCTcctacctcctcctcttcagccACTTCTTCCGTAGCCGGTACATCAGGAAGACGTCAAAGAAGGCCGCACCGTCGTCACTGCCAGTGACGACGGACATTGTCAAGAAACACAAGTGA